In the Plectropomus leopardus isolate mb chromosome 5, YSFRI_Pleo_2.0, whole genome shotgun sequence genome, one interval contains:
- the trmt9b gene encoding probable tRNA methyltransferase 9B, translating into MMEEAASQLERDHVHSVYDKIAPYFNDSRYKAWPKVRQFLLDLQPGSIVADIGCGNGKYLHINKEVFKLGCDVCRPLVDFAWSQGHEVQMCDGLHLPYRDGCFDAVLSIAVIHHLSTKERRIRAIKEMARTLQVGGRIMIYVWAMEQKRRKFEKQDIFVPWNPNPHSPSNREHAKPRRRATAQSVSEAIDNADKHRKVRSTSSVADEEDLTCATPQQSTQRLWFFSRSLDSVFDFGSLAISRSSSRDLSILSSPTGENGGNKVSQCGRGRGLIKQVSSFFSPPSVIGSEEDVFDSVTDLHKGQNNPGGNNNGTENQSVSVSLAQECGSLALPDLVPFQKEHLKQCGDESEEALQGKEQQESTRSPQGSEGQVEGSCLRYYHVFREGELAELIENHVEELHVKQTYFDHANWCVVAEKVKLWKI; encoded by the exons ATGATGGAGGAGGCTGCCAGTCAGCTCGAGAGAGACCATGTGCACAGTGTCTATGACAAAATTGCTCCATATTTCAACGACAGTCGCTACAAAGCCTGGCCAAAGGTTCGACAGTTCCTGCTGGACCTGCAGCCGGGGAGCATCGTGGCTGACATCG GTTGTGGCAATGGCAAGTACCTCCACATCAACAAGGAGGTGTTCAAGCTGGGGTGCGATGTCTGTCGCCCCCTGGTGGACTTTGCCTGGAGCCAAGGACACGAGGTCCAGATGTGCGACGGGTTGCATTTGCCTTACAGAGACGGCTGCTTCGACGCTGTGCTCTCTATTGCAG TCATCCATCATTTGTCCACCAAAGAACGTCGTATTCGAGCAATAAAGGAGATGGCTCGCACCCTGCAAGTGGGCGGACGCATCATGATCTATGTGTGGGCCATGGAACAGAAACGTCGTAAATTTGAGAAACAGGACATATTTGTTCCCTGGAACCCCAACCCTCACTCGCCCTCCAACAGGGAGCACGCCAAACCCAGACGGAGAGCCACAGCTCAGAGTGTGAGCGAAGCCATAGACAACGCTGACAAGCACAGGAAGGTTAGAAGCACATCGTCCGTGGCAGATGAGGAAGATCTGACCTGTGCCACGCCACAGCAGAGCACACAGAGACTGTGGTTCTTCTCCAGGTCTCTGGATTCTGTGTTCGACTTTGGAAGCTTAGCCATCTCCCGGTCGTCCTCCAGAGACCTGAGCATTTTATCTTCGCCCACAGGGGAGAACGGAGGGAACAAGGTCAGCCAGTGCGGGAGAGGACGAGGCCTCATTAAACAGGTTTCAAGCTTCTTTTCTCCGCCTTCTGTGATTGGATCAGAGGAGGACGTCTTTGACTCAGTCACAGACCTGCACAAGGGACAAAATAATCCTGGAGGCAACAACAACGGCACAGAAAACCAGAGCGTCTCAGTATCTTTAGCGCAGGAGTGTGGCTCTCTAGCTCTGCCAGATCTGGTCCCTTTCCAGAAGGAGCACCTAAAGCAGTGCGGAGATGAAAGTGAAGAAGCGCTGCAGGGAAAAGAGCAGCAGGAAAGCACAAGGAGTCCTCAGGGGAGTGAGGGGCAGGTGGAGGGCTCCTGCCTGAGGTACTATCACGTCTTCAGGGAGGGAGAACTGGCAGAGCTGATAGAGAATCATGTGGAGGAGCTTCATGTTAAACAAACTTACTTTGATCACGCTAATTGGTGTGTGGTGGCAGAGAAAGTTAAGTTGtggaaaatatga
- the hdac12 gene encoding uncharacterized protein SYNPCC7002_A1628: MTCIKLFSRRPRIKAGLVVGAALTSCRCFHAELVRQESSGLPIIHHSKYVCDLPPNHRFPMGKFPRVLHFLIKDQVITEKQVWVPEIASKDLLSCVHTEEYLNNFMNGKINEQEQRKTGFPWSDGIVRRCRYETGGTVLAAEVALQRGLACSTAGGTHHAFPSYGSGFCLLNDLAVAAKYLMGMSSLKRKVLIVDLDVHQGDGTAFIFKEEPCVFTFSVHCGKNFPLRKQQSDLDVSMEDGLEDKEYLSTVEAHLPWLLETFRPDLVLYDAGVDPHWEDELGRLRLTDQGLYQRDVYVMKTVVSRGIPVAAVIGGGYSRDIDKLAIRHSIVHRAATQVWRECRM, from the exons ATGACCTGCATCAAACTATTTTCTCGAAGACCTCGAATAAAAGCGGGACTTGTGGTCGGTGCAGCACTCACCTCCTGCAGATGTTTCCATGCTGAACTA GTAAGACAGGAATCCAGCGGACTTCCCATAATTCATCACAGCAAGTATGTGTGCGACCTCCCACCCAATCACAGGTTTCCAATGGGCAAGTTTCCCCGCGTTTTACACTTTCTAATCAAGGATCAAGTCATCACGGAGAAACAG GTGTGGGTCCCTGAAATTGCCTCCAAAGATTTACTCAGCTGTGTGCACACAGAGGAATACTTAAACAACTTCATGAATGGCAAAATAAATGAGcaagaacaaagaaagacaggTTTCCCCTGGAGTGACGGCATAGTGAGACGCTGTCGATATGAAACAG GTGGGACTGTTCTGGCTGCTGAAGTAGCTCTGCAGAGGGGTCTGGCCTGCAGCACGGCAGGAGGAACACATCATGCTTTTCCGAGCTATGGCTCAGGGTTTTGTCTCCTTAATGACTTAGCAGTTGCAGCCAAATACCTGATGGGCATGTCTTCCCTCAAAAGGAAGGTTCTGATAGTGGATTTAGATGTGCATCAG GGTGATGgcactgcttttatttttaaagaggagccgtgtgtgtttacattctcagtgcattgtgggaaaaACTTCCCCCTCCGTAAACAACAGAGTGACCTAGATGTGAGCATGGAAGATGGGCTGGAGGACAAGGAGTACCTCTCCACAG TGGAGGCACACCTCCCCTGGCTGCTGGAGACATTTCGTCCAGACTTGGTTCTGTACGACGCAGGTGTCGACCCTCACTGGGAGGATGAACTCGGGAGGCTCCGTCTCACTGACCAAG GGCTGTATCAGAGAGATGTGTACGTGATGAAGACTGTGGTGAGCAGAGGCATTCCCGTAGCTGCTGTTATCGGAGGAGGATACTCGAGAGACATCGACAAACTGGCCATCAGACACTCAATCGTCCACAGAGCAGCGACTCAG GTTTGGAGGGAGTGTCGGATGTAA